The Papaver somniferum cultivar HN1 chromosome 3, ASM357369v1, whole genome shotgun sequence genome includes a region encoding these proteins:
- the LOC113356183 gene encoding acetylornithine aminotransferase, chloroplastic/mitochondrial-like isoform X1: MSCLNSLISGYISPIGDHSRLFNTGKGRYPIRIQNFHKVCASLSVEPLTSTNATKLGFGDSKELMAAEANLLVGTYNRAAVVIASGKGCTLYDVEGKEYLDMASGIAVNALGHGDEDWVNAVTQQANILTHVSNVYYSVPQLELAKRLVDGSFADRVFFSNSGTEANEAAIKFARKYQRFSHPDEKQPATEFISFTNSFHGRTMGALALTSKEQYRLPFEPVMPGVSFLEYGNIEAAKEAIVRGKTAAVFVEPIQGEGGIYSATKEFLQSLRDACDAAGALLVFDEVNHLSFSLPVAGLFFLLPPDSSVNNI, encoded by the exons atgagTTGTTTGAATAGTTTGATCAGTGGTTATATTTCTCCGATTGGAGATCATTCTCGCTTGTTTAATACTGGAAAAGGAAGATATCCTATTCGAATTCAGAATTTTCATAAAGTTTGTGCATCTCTTAGTGTCGAACCATTGACATCTACAAATGCGACTAAGCTAGGGTTTGGGGATAGCAAGGAGCTTATGGCAGCAGAAGCAAATCTTCTTGTTGGAACTTATAATAGAGCTGCAGTTGTGATTGCTAGTGGAAAGGGATGTACGTTATATGATGTTGAAGGGAAAGAATACTTGGATATGGCCTCAGGTATTGCAGTCAATGCACTTGGTCATGGTGATGAAGATTGGGTGAACGCAGTCACTCAGCAGGCTAATATTCTTACTCATGTCAGTAATGTATACTACTCAGTGCCTCAG TTGGAACTTGCAAAGCGTCTAGTGGATGGTTCTTTCGCTGATCGTGTTTTCTTTTCAAACTCTGGAACTGAAGCAAATGAAGCAGCTATTAaatttgcaaggaaatatcaacgGTTTTCACACCCTGATGAGAAACAGCCAGCTACAGAGTTTATTTCATTTACTAATTCTTTCCATGGGAGGACAATGGGTGCTCTTGCTCTGACTAGTAAAGAACAGTACAGGTTGCCATTTGAACCTGTTATGCCTGGAGTTAGTTTCTTAGAGTATGGTAATATAGAGGCTGCAAAAGAAGCAATTGTACGGGGGAAAACGGCGGCAGTCTTTGTGGAACCTATCCAGGGAGAAGGAGGCATATACAGTGCAACAAAAGAATTTTTGCAGTCACTGCGTGATGCATGTGATGCTGCTGGAGCCCTCCTGGTATTCGATGAGGTAAATCATCTATCTTTTTCATTACCTGTTGCTGGCCTTTTCTTTCTTCTCCCACCAGATTCATCTGTAAATAACATATAG
- the LOC113356183 gene encoding acetylornithine aminotransferase, chloroplastic/mitochondrial-like isoform X2, which produces MSCLNSLISGYISPIGDHSRLFNTGKGRYPIRIQNFHKVCASLSVEPLTSTNATKLGFGDSKELMAAEANLLVGTYNRAAVVIASGKGCTLYDVEGKEYLDMASGIAVNALGHGDEDWVNAVTQQANILTHLELAKRLVDGSFADRVFFSNSGTEANEAAIKFARKYQRFSHPDEKQPATEFISFTNSFHGRTMGALALTSKEQYRLPFEPVMPGVSFLEYGNIEAAKEAIVRGKTAAVFVEPIQGEGGIYSATKEFLQSLRDACDAAGALLVFDEVNHLSFSLPVAGLFFLLPPDSSVNNI; this is translated from the exons atgagTTGTTTGAATAGTTTGATCAGTGGTTATATTTCTCCGATTGGAGATCATTCTCGCTTGTTTAATACTGGAAAAGGAAGATATCCTATTCGAATTCAGAATTTTCATAAAGTTTGTGCATCTCTTAGTGTCGAACCATTGACATCTACAAATGCGACTAAGCTAGGGTTTGGGGATAGCAAGGAGCTTATGGCAGCAGAAGCAAATCTTCTTGTTGGAACTTATAATAGAGCTGCAGTTGTGATTGCTAGTGGAAAGGGATGTACGTTATATGATGTTGAAGGGAAAGAATACTTGGATATGGCCTCAGGTATTGCAGTCAATGCACTTGGTCATGGTGATGAAGATTGGGTGAACGCAGTCACTCAGCAGGCTAATATTCTTACTCAT TTGGAACTTGCAAAGCGTCTAGTGGATGGTTCTTTCGCTGATCGTGTTTTCTTTTCAAACTCTGGAACTGAAGCAAATGAAGCAGCTATTAaatttgcaaggaaatatcaacgGTTTTCACACCCTGATGAGAAACAGCCAGCTACAGAGTTTATTTCATTTACTAATTCTTTCCATGGGAGGACAATGGGTGCTCTTGCTCTGACTAGTAAAGAACAGTACAGGTTGCCATTTGAACCTGTTATGCCTGGAGTTAGTTTCTTAGAGTATGGTAATATAGAGGCTGCAAAAGAAGCAATTGTACGGGGGAAAACGGCGGCAGTCTTTGTGGAACCTATCCAGGGAGAAGGAGGCATATACAGTGCAACAAAAGAATTTTTGCAGTCACTGCGTGATGCATGTGATGCTGCTGGAGCCCTCCTGGTATTCGATGAGGTAAATCATCTATCTTTTTCATTACCTGTTGCTGGCCTTTTCTTTCTTCTCCCACCAGATTCATCTGTAAATAACATATAG